Genomic DNA from Salvia miltiorrhiza cultivar Shanhuang (shh) chromosome 1, IMPLAD_Smil_shh, whole genome shotgun sequence:
CCCAAACACGAAACGGCTGGCCTTTTTTGTCCCCATAAGAAGTTCTTAGTGAGTTCACGCAGTCATGAAGCTGCTTTTCAATTCCAGAAGGATGAACAAAAATCCCAGATTTACTCTGCAAGAGCAAAATTAGAGATTAAGTCTACAGCAAAGGACTATAAAGGGAAAACATTAAATAAGCAGGAACTATCTTGCTGACCAAAGTCAGTTGCAAATTTGAATAAGTTGAGCTAAATGAAACACGAGTTAAGAATACAATCATCATAGCAGAATTGGTCTAATGAAGCAACAAAGGAAACATAAGATTTTTTTCTAGTAATAATGCTGGATGAACATGTAAAGCCAAAGAGCTCTGACAAATGTATGTGACAGGAATCAAAACAGTTTAAATCCTCCACATGATAAAAGGTAAAATTTGGTTTCTTTTCCACACTTCAAGAGAAAAAGAGCAATTAAAAAGATACTGTATACATGAGTCTGCATTTGAACTAGAAATTGAAATTGAGAAGCAAAGTCAAACATACACAAACTGCCTTCAGATTTGCCAAATAAAGCTCTGACTTTTCAACTTCAGCAAGTCTCCATCGCTCATAAAACAAGTAAAACTTCACAACTTCATAAGCAGGATCAAAGTTCTCCAACTTAGAATCGGATAAGTCTGTAACATCTCTAGGAGATATACTTGGACCTAGATTAAAGTGACCGATGGCTTGTATAATACCCGCTGCACATCTCTCCTTTGCGTGAATTattttaggattattttttgCATATATAGCGTGCCACTGCAGTAATTCCTCCTGGGCGTTACTGACCTGCagactcaattttttttaggaaagTAGCCCTTCACAGAATGACACAAGATTGCTCCACAAGTTCAGATGAAATACCAACCATGACACCATGTACATCTGGGATCGTAAACAGATCAGCATCATTTCCAGAGTCGCCACAAACAAGTGTGTTGTTAGGTAATTTGCCCTCAGCCTTAAACTTATCGTGCAAATAAGCAAGTGCTTGTCCTTTGCCAGCACCTTGAGGCAAAATGTCCAAGTCCATACCTCCACTGTAAATTATTTTGACATCCAACTGAAAAATCCACATGAAAAAGCTATGACTAGTGAGACCAGAAAAAGAAAGCCTGAAGTAGAGACTAGCACGCAAGCTAGCATAAATGACTATATTGTTATTAGATGTATAATTGACACCAAGCACAAACTGGAAAAGTTTTGGGTAATGATACTAAAAACCAAGACCGAAATAGAGACTGTTACACCATGCAAGTTTGACACGGTTTTTTTGCAAGGGTATAGACTCATACCCCATGTTCTTTTAAGCAAGTCGAAAGAGATCTTGTAATGTCTTCAGCCTTGTCTTTCTGAACATAAAAGCTCACTTTGTGTGGCCGTTGCTCCGTCTCAGACTGCATCATGCCAGAAGGTTGTCATGGATTAAGTATCCTCATGTATAGCCATTAGCCATTTCAAACATTGAGGAATAAAAGGGTGCCATCCCCTTGGAATAAATAACCAAGGTTTAAGATATTTCAATATCCATACCTGAAGAGTAAGCTCTGCAATCTTGCTCGTCTCTTCAAAAACTATATTCCTATCCCATTTCTGATTTAAACATTCAACCCAACCGTTATCCGGTTCCATAGAGTTACCATAAGTTATTTCAGTTCCCACAGACATTATTGTGATATCAGGGGTTAGCATGGGCTTCTCTTTCCTCAATTGCTTGTATAGTGTGGGAGACCTCCCAGTGGAGAAAACTAGCAAAGAGTTGCTACGGTAATTTGCTTCCCACAAGGCATTGAATCTAAGCAGGGAGAGATTCTCGGGATCATGATGATCGACCTGACGCATATCATCACTCATTAGTACATTCCCATTACATAGAATAACAAGATTAACTACTATGACTCACCATTGTATGATCAAGATCAGAGACAATCATGAGGCGTGCATTCTCAGTTAGTCGGTCCATTGTTTTTCTAGGGCTAGGTTCACTCTGCAATGAAATGATAATCCATGTATATTATTGGTTAAACATCACAAGGGATCAGCTTAACAGCTCAGCAATTTAGCCGACAATAATCCCAGCATATTTTTTCATGATGTAAAAGCAGAAGCACAACAAGATAAACAAGTTTAAATGTAGCCATATAGTATTCCTTTCTGTTCTTCACAAAATATAATTTAGGGAAGAAGCATTTATTTTTTCAGATGTGACATTGAAACAGAACAGTCAAGATTTAAAATGTCCACTAAAGAACCTTTACTGCATAGCTCCATTgtctatatttatatgtatattattaAAACACAGTTTGACAACAGTAGTTTGAAAGCAGTTCCTTTTTGCGCCAATTTATTAGGGATATTTTTAGTCATTGTTTAAATTGCACCaaaattttattgcaaaatatgaATGTGATCATGACATGTGTGTTTCACAGATCAACAGACAACCTTTGTTGGTTTAAAGTGCAAAACTGCATCTACAATATATAACCATGAATTTTCAGCCACAGATCAGATTTACAATAAGAACACAGGCGTATTTTCAGCgaggaaaataaaaaaacagaGAAGAGCATAATTCAAATAAGAGAGTGAGTGGCGCGTGTACAAAAATGTCTCTCCAGCTCTGGAAACAATTTATCACTCTATCTCAGATGTGCAAGGAAAAATCAGCAGTGACAAAGCAGAATCTGTAAAATACACTTATTCAACACAAGGTAGAAAGTATTATAAATCCTACTCTTCGCTTTCTTTAAGCAGGTGTGTTTGTGGTTTCAATTATCAGAGGcgtaaatgaaaaaattataactttactataaaaaacaataaaagtatGAATGTTCTATATCAATTGATTAAGACTTATAATAGCATATTTACCTTAGATCTTCTGAATCTACAACATGTATCGCCGAGTGTGATATATCCTCTCAGATTTGGCGTCGGTGTGAATTCAGAGGATGTGAGAATACATCGGATAAACTCGCGGAATTGAAGTCTAAGGGTTTTTTTAGGACAGACAAAGAGATTAGAAAATAAGAGTTTgaattatgcaacaaaaaaagtTGGAACACAAATAGGGAAATAGTGTTTCAATAATCATATATTTGAAACAGTTTCAAAAGAGATATCCGCAGATTGGCCACCTAATATAAATGCCTTTTTTTCTGAatttgctttttcttttttaattgaCTGAGAAGAAGGAATAGAAAGGAAGAGAGgtgggaagaagaagaagaagaagaagaagcggcGTTGATGATGATACCTGATACAGTGGCGGAGGTGGCGAGACTGCGAGTGCGTAGGAAAGGTGAAGAGAGAGGAGTGACGTGAGAGATGGTAGCATGGAACCGTTAATTTGGATCTGGGcctttcaatttcaatttttgtttggCAGTTggataattttcattttatttttggaaaaatataatattatcatttttCTCCCAAATGTCTACTTTTATCCCTTTTCAAAgagaacaaataaaaaataccgattataaaaaaatatataaaatttcttcattttaaaCTTGTAAAAATAAGACAATCCTTACTTAAATCGCAAATTTTATTGAAATCGCGAATTTTGCTCGACACGTTCGATTAATATAAGTCGAGcattaataataaatacatTAATACTCAATCATTGCGAGTCGTATATATCAAATATTAATGTATTTGAATTTACAATAGTTACATTAATGTTCGATATGCTTGACCTCTGTGAGtcagtaataataataaatacacCAAGCAATCgagcatttttaaaaaaatatactcataCTCGGTTATTGCGAATCGAGCAATCGATAATCAATATAAAATACATTAATATTTGATATaagagtaaaaaaataaatattttatactattttttagttttatctTTCGAAtaaatatacttcctccgtcccacgaatcttgacacgtttggtttcggcatgagaattaaggagttgtagattagtgttttaaatgtgtagttaataaagtataaaagtgataaagtaggagaaagagaATGTGATCAAaggataaagtaggagagaaaatgtagtaaaaatgataaagtatgaacgagaatgtaataattattaccttatttagaaatgtgtcaagcttcgtgggacgatccaaaaaaaatatatgtcaagattcgtgggacgaagagagtatcaTTTTATCCATTTTAAATATTCCAACTTTCTAAGACTAAAAATCGATGTGGTGCGATGGAAGGTGAGGTGGATTTGCCCATgtattaataaaatttgaaaatatatatcgcatattttatttgatgtaccgacatatatatacattatagGAGTACCTTTTTTTCCCTAAAAAGacgtatattaaaaaattatcaaacatttGGGGGCATTTCCATACTTTGTCACCCATTTTACTCCACAACAGCTTGGTAGGCATTTCAAAATTGTCGACCATGTTGTTTCGAAGCTACCGCATAGTCCTCACTTTTTCTCATACAActtttaacttatttatttacttataatTTTAACCTTTTTTATACTCTTTCAATATATTATcgaattaatttcttaattcatatttatgaattacaatgtataataattttttctGTTGAAATTCGATAGATTAATTAAgctttaaattttctttatacTAAAGCATATCTCAAGCAATAGAGCTAAGCCCGAACTTTTTCGGTAGCTATGACAATGGAGGAATAATattgaatttttgtttttattctcTTGCTAGTTTAAAGCACTGGGTTTTGAAGAAAGCAATACCCACTAAAGCCAAATGTTCGATCCATAGAAATAGCTGCTAAACCAAGCTAACGTTAATTCTATCTCTTCTTGGATAATgcctttttatataaataaataagaaaaacacTAAATAAGAAAAGCAACATGCCGAAGAAAGAAATCCAAGTAGAAGGAGAATAGGCAAATCAATCATTAACCACTTTCATTTTCAGTAGTCGGTATAATGGGTCGACATTATTTTgctattttgtttcttttcatttttgttaaATGGAGAAGTAGCAAGAACAATTTATTGCTTTGCTTAAATTGGACAAATCATCGATCAGCAGTCGGTCTCCTATGCGACCCACGGAATGCTATGCTTAAATTGGACAAATTATCGATCAGCAATCGGTCTCCTATGCGACCCGCCGCATGCTATGCGACGGGTCTGACCCAGACCTGCGAGAGACTTGATTCGGCACCTTGAACCGGAATATAAATAGCTATTAGGGTTACTGTTCACAAGCTtcttctctctcattctcttctcttcCTGTCCGCCTCTCTCAATATTGTGAAAAGAAAATTTTCCTATAATTTTTGCTTCGATTCTCCGATCACAAGGTCCGACAACAGATTTTGCAATTTTTGCGCCGCCGTTTATAAGAGTTACTTAAAATTACCGGTAACTTACAACTTACTTAAAATTACCGGTAATTTACAAGAGTTACGAGTAAGTTACATAAATTATTGGTAACTTACATGAGTTACCGGTAACTTACAACTTACTTAAAATTACCGGTAATTTACAAGATTTATCGGTAAGTTACAAGGTCCGACTACAGGTTTTCGTTATTTTCgtttatgtattttatatttttaattacaatGTTATTGTAGGCTTGGTTCTGTATGAGAATAAATATCGCTGATATTGCACGCAAATATGAAGATCATCATGAGGATCTCCCGATTTTCAAATACTATGGATTGTGTTCTGTGCACACGGAATAAGACTGGGCAAGCCTTATTACCCAAGTGACTTCTGATAAAGTAAATATAATCATTACTTCCTTCAATATTACGAGTGATGCATGCATGTTTACTAATTGATCATTTTGGAACATATGCAAATACTTAATTGCATATAAGACAATTAATGTTCTTCAAGAGAGAACTAGTTTAAGAGCCTTGAAAATTTTCGTGTCTCAATGACTGTGCATTAGCGCCTTGCCAACCACATGCTTGAAGATATTGCAGCTGATTTTCTCAATTTTAGCTTGAAATCAGTAGTGGAAAAGCATGGCATATCCGACGTAGACAGTGTTATTATGATGGGGAGCGAACATCTTGGGGTGGGTAAGAGAAGATAGTTGGGAACTACTTTTTGCTTCAGTTAGAGAGGAATGTCAAATTTTGATGGCAAAGAAAGGCTCTCAATCTCTCACATCATTGAATGCAGCGGTAAGTCAATCTCTTGCATCcctatttttttctcttcttctttttctgaaTAGTTGTGTCTCTCTTGGGTCACCCTAGCAGAACACAAGCCATTCCGTGGATGAGAATATGAAGCGTAGTAAAGGTGAGCAACCAAGAGATGgcacaaagaaacaaaaacattTAGGTATTAAGAAGCATTTGGATCCAAGTAACGTGATTAAATATGGTAGGAGAAATAAATGAGTGGTTGGTCAGCTTTTTCAAGTgaacaaataatatttttatttgtggCATGTATGAACCAAATACTTTTACAGTTTGTCATGGATGCTTTTTTATTTCTGTCATGAACATTTGGATGTCTTTTGTAATCGTGAGAATGCCGTTGTATTGTTCTTATAATTTTGGGTTTAGTGGCCGAGCTTGAAATTGCTCAAGAACAATGGGG
This window encodes:
- the LOC131026280 gene encoding sucrose-phosphatase 1-like, with protein sequence MDRLTENARLMIVSDLDHTMVDHHDPENLSLLRFNALWEANYRSNSLLVFSTGRSPTLYKQLRKEKPMLTPDITIMSVGTEITYGNSMEPDNGWVECLNQKWDRNIVFEETSKIAELTLQSETEQRPHKVSFYVQKDKAEDITRSLSTCLKEHGLDVKIIYSGGMDLDILPQGAGKGQALAYLHDKFKAEGKLPNNTLVCGDSGNDADLFTIPDVHGVMVSNAQEELLQWHAIYAKNNPKIIHAKERCAAGIIQAIGHFNLGPSISPRDVTDLSDSKLENFDPAYEVVKFYLFYERWRLAEVEKSELYLANLKAVCSKSGIFVHPSGIEKQLHDCVNSLRTSYGDKKGQPFRVWVDQVLPVQVGSDSWLVKFKKWEQSGGERLCCVTTALLSSKDVTVADGLTWVHVHQTWSKEAGPSGDADWLF